A genomic region of Catalinimonas niigatensis contains the following coding sequences:
- a CDS encoding tetratricopeptide repeat protein, with the protein MGAFIKILIGILILFTCTLADAQDDILLSMQSNFKAKNYRKVIDATKSYLKKHQPHDTVQLQLMHLKSRSYRMLQQYDSSFYTYIEIIKKYPTDRVTLVHLGYLFGEAGNYHSAFHFLQKLRKYHPTDPVGTLNFSFYHNELGNHETAIAYADSTLQIARDSLTIGSAWNNRCYANIQLGNLTVANEELEVSLSYFPNNSYAYRNLALINIGKRKDEEACAALEIASQLGGIHITQQLKRDFCGK; encoded by the coding sequence ATGGGGGCATTCATAAAGATACTAATCGGCATACTGATCTTATTTACTTGTACTTTGGCCGATGCCCAGGATGATATCCTGCTCAGCATGCAATCAAACTTTAAAGCAAAAAATTACCGAAAGGTGATAGATGCCACAAAAAGCTACCTGAAAAAACATCAGCCTCATGATACGGTACAACTTCAATTAATGCACCTCAAGTCCAGGTCGTATCGCATGTTGCAGCAATATGATTCCTCATTTTACACTTATATTGAGATCATTAAAAAATATCCTACTGACCGGGTTACACTGGTACATTTGGGGTATTTGTTTGGTGAAGCAGGTAATTATCACTCTGCCTTTCATTTTTTGCAAAAACTAAGAAAATACCACCCCACTGATCCGGTGGGAACACTAAATTTTTCTTTTTACCACAATGAGTTGGGAAACCATGAGACAGCTATTGCTTATGCCGACAGTACTTTACAAATAGCCAGGGATTCATTGACGATTGGCTCTGCCTGGAATAACCGCTGCTATGCCAATATACAACTGGGAAATCTTACAGTAGCCAACGAAGAACTGGAAGTTTCTTTGTCATATTTCCCCAATAACTCTTACGCCTACCGAAATTTAGCACTTATCAATATAGGAAAGAGAAAAGATGAAGAAGCCTGTGCTGCCCTGGAGATTGCCAGTCAGCTAGGAGGTATACATATTACTCAACAGTTGAAAAGAGATTTTTGTGGAAAATGA
- a CDS encoding alpha/beta fold hydrolase, with protein MDKDHIYLEWGKGERNIVFLHYFGGSAQSWQWVAEKLFLDFRCIALNLPGFGNTLPLENPSIAGFAQWIHKQLVLLDIFDCTIVGHSMSGKIALQLAATQTEIEIDHLVLLAPSPPTYEPMPQAERERMLIHPDRKEAEQTVKQATVKKLTPERKELAIETQLIIDSTTWRWWLQKGMQHSIAELMPQVDVPTTLLVSEDDPVISIETVQKEIVPFLPKAQLILARNTGHLIPLEDPDWVAEQIKNIAK; from the coding sequence AAAGATCATATTTACTTGGAATGGGGTAAAGGAGAAAGAAACATCGTCTTTTTACATTATTTCGGTGGATCGGCGCAAAGCTGGCAGTGGGTTGCTGAAAAGCTTTTCCTTGATTTTCGTTGTATCGCTCTTAACCTTCCCGGTTTTGGAAATACGCTTCCCCTTGAAAACCCTTCCATTGCAGGTTTTGCACAATGGATTCACAAACAACTTGTCTTACTGGATATTTTTGATTGTACCATCGTTGGTCATTCTATGAGTGGAAAAATTGCACTTCAACTTGCCGCCACGCAAACTGAAATAGAAATTGATCATCTGGTACTCTTGGCTCCCTCTCCTCCCACCTATGAACCTATGCCTCAAGCCGAAAGGGAAAGGATGTTGATCCATCCGGATCGTAAGGAAGCTGAACAAACAGTGAAACAGGCTACGGTAAAAAAACTTACCCCTGAGCGAAAAGAATTAGCGATTGAAACTCAATTAATCATTGATTCCACTACCTGGCGTTGGTGGTTACAGAAAGGCATGCAACACTCCATTGCTGAGCTCATGCCTCAAGTGGATGTTCCCACCACGCTATTGGTTTCTGAAGATGATCCGGTTATTTCAATAGAGACTGTGCAGAAAGAAATTGTCCCTTTTTTACCGAAAGCTCAGCTTATTCTTGCCCGCAATACAGGCCATCTTATTCCCCTGGAAGATCCGGATTGGGTGGCAGAACAAATCAAGAATATTGCTAAATAA